In Leptospira licerasiae serovar Varillal str. VAR 010, the sequence CCTTTCGCTTTGGATTGCCTGGAAATCCGGAAGAGTATCTTCCATTGGGAGAATAATATTGAATATCTCTCCTTAAGAGAAAATCTGGGATCGTATATATTCGTAGATTCGGAAGTGACTCCGTTCAATTCTACTATATGCAGATCTTTTCCTTCTAAAAAATCTTTGAGGGAAGAAAATCGAATATCGTATCTTCCGAAATGGAAGCCGGAAAAAGAAGAGGAGATCTCATGGATCTTGTTCTCTAGTTCCGGAGTGATCCATTCCGAACCGTCCAAAAATAGAGTTCCTTGGCAATGGTTGCCCGCTTCCGAAAGAAGAATTTTCTCTCCTAATTTAGGGACCTTATCCCAGATCTCCGAAAATCTTTTTTGAAATGTTTTCTTTTGTATTCTGAATCTAGGATGATCTTCTACTAATTGGGAAAGAGGGGATGTTCCATTTCCGACTACCCTTGGGAATACCTTTCTGGTGATGGAGAATATATTTCCTTGCGCCTTATTCGGATATTTATAATAAAAAACTCCGACTTCGAACGGACCAGGATGGAATTCTTGGACAAGCAGGTCAACGTTCGATTCTAATAAACATTCTTCCAAATGTTTACTATTCTGAATTTTCCTTACTCCTTGGCCTCTTTGTCCCGAATCGGGTTTGAGTATAATTGGAAAATCTAAACCGATCGAATTCATTTTTTCTAAAATGGAACTTACATCTTTGGAACTTTTAGGAACTAAAAAGAATTTTAATACGTGTTCAGGATCCAGTTCTCGCAATATTTTAAATTTAGATTCTCCCACGAGTCCGCCCAGATCTATTCCCGGATTTGCTGCCGCAATGCTCCCGAATCCTAAGGAAGAAACGGAACTGAGCCGAATGGATCGAATGGATTCGAATGCTATATAAGGGATCAAAGGTAGATACAATTTCCAGGTAGGCCAAAATTCCATAGGATCGGACCACCCAAGAAGATCTTGTTCTGTCTGTGTTTCTAACATTAGATGACTGGGTCCCAAGAGAGAATGAGACGATTTGAATTATATTGCAATGTAGAAATTGCAAATCCGAAATTTTCGGGAATATCTTCGAACCCTAAGTCGTGCTCGAGAGCAACTCTTATAATGGCTTCGTGGTGGATCGTATGTTCTTGCACATAGAGTAGTTCTCTTTCCCAGGAGGATCTTACTACATTCTCCAGTCCGGAAGAAGAATGGACCAAGTAAGAAACTTGCACTTCTCCTTCCCAATTCCTGAGCTCGTATTCTTTCAGCAATTCAAGAAGGCGATCTGCCGCCGCTTTGGGTGAATTTTCGTAGAGAGGATTTCTTTCTCTTTGATCATAAGAAACAAGTCCTGCTTCATAACCGTTCAATAACGCTTCTGCAAATTCTAAACAATGGCGGACTTGTTTGCCTATACTCGCGCCTGATAAAAGATGTAAAGGCCTGGTATAATTTCTTTCCGAGATCCTAAGTAGTAAGTCTGCAAATCTCGAAAAAATGATCTCGAGTGAATCTATTAAGTCTGATTTTGTCTGCCTCATCGCGGGAGACTTCGGATTTTAGCGCCTTAGGTTACAGTGTAAAATAAAAAAACGCCTCTGGAAAACAGGCGTTTTGTACAGGGATCCTTAGGCTTGATATCAACCGAATTTTCCGGAGATATAATCCTCTGTTTCTTTTTTAGAAGGGTCGTGGAACATCTTTTTCGTAGTATCGAATTCAACCAAACGACCCATATAAAAGAATCCTGTGTAATCGCTTACTCTGGCTGCTTGTTGCATATTATGTGTCACGATCACAATCGTGTAAGAGTCCTTGAATTCGGAAATGAACTCTTCCACTTTTTTAGTGGAGATAGGATCTAATGCGGAACAAGGCTCATCCATTAGGATCACTTCCGGGTTCATTGCAATCGCTCTTGCTATGCATAACCTTTGTTGTTGTCCACCGGAAAGCCCAAGAGCGCTATCGTTCAACCTGTCTTTGACTTCTTTCCAGAGCGCGGACTTTCTCAAACTTTCCTCGACGATATGATCCATATGGTCTTTGGGAACTCCACCGTTCAGTTTTAAGCCGTAAGCGATATTCTCGTAGATGGATTTAGGAAAGGGGAATGACTTTTGAAAAACCATTCCGACCCTTTTTCTAAGTTCCACAACGTTCATTAGAGGATCGTAAATATTGATACCGTCTATTTCCAGTTTGCCGTTCACTTTGGAACCATCGATCACGTCGTTCATTCGATTGATCGATCTTAAAAAAGTGGATTTACCGCAGCCGGAAGGTCCTATGAATGCAGTGACCTTTTTAGCATGGATCTCTAATGAGATATCATGTAATGCCTGGTTTTCTCCGTAGAAAAAATTGAAATGGCGGGATTTTATTTTTACTTTTGTATCTTTCA encodes:
- the pstB gene encoding phosphate ABC transporter ATP-binding protein PstB — translated: MKDTKVKIKSRHFNFFYGENQALHDISLEIHAKKVTAFIGPSGCGKSTFLRSINRMNDVIDGSKVNGKLEIDGINIYDPLMNVVELRKRVGMVFQKSFPFPKSIYENIAYGLKLNGGVPKDHMDHIVEESLRKSALWKEVKDRLNDSALGLSGGQQQRLCIARAIAMNPEVILMDEPCSALDPISTKKVEEFISEFKDSYTIVIVTHNMQQAARVSDYTGFFYMGRLVEFDTTKKMFHDPSKKETEDYISGKFG
- a CDS encoding carboxylate--amine ligase; protein product: MLETQTEQDLLGWSDPMEFWPTWKLYLPLIPYIAFESIRSIRLSSVSSLGFGSIAAANPGIDLGGLVGESKFKILRELDPEHVLKFFLVPKSSKDVSSILEKMNSIGLDFPIILKPDSGQRGQGVRKIQNSKHLEECLLESNVDLLVQEFHPGPFEVGVFYYKYPNKAQGNIFSITRKVFPRVVGNGTSPLSQLVEDHPRFRIQKKTFQKRFSEIWDKVPKLGEKILLSEAGNHCQGTLFLDGSEWITPELENKIHEISSSFSGFHFGRYDIRFSSLKDFLEGKDLHIVELNGVTSESTNIYDPRFSLKERYSILFSQWKILFRISRQSKAKGAGLFSILKALQDFYFGTRIVSDLSI